The Bernardetia litoralis DSM 6794 genome includes a window with the following:
- a CDS encoding MBL fold metallo-hydrolase yields MISIQPFTFNQFQENTFVLFDETKEAIIIDPGCYSPQEREVLKAFIKQNDLKVVRLINTHCHIDHVLGNKFVKDTYNVKLEAHKIESEQLNQVPLYAPSYGFGGYDATTVDIFIDENTDITFGNSTLKTLFVPGHSPGHLAFYSAEQKFCINGDVLFFQSIGRTDLPGGDMDTLKNSIQNVMYKLPDDTKIYCGHGNPTMIAFEKKNNHFIREA; encoded by the coding sequence ATGATTTCCATACAACCATTTACATTTAATCAATTTCAAGAAAATACCTTTGTTCTTTTTGACGAAACTAAAGAAGCCATTATTATCGACCCAGGGTGTTATTCTCCACAAGAAAGAGAAGTTTTGAAGGCTTTTATTAAGCAAAATGATTTAAAAGTAGTTCGTCTTATCAATACACATTGTCATATTGACCACGTTTTGGGAAATAAATTTGTAAAAGATACTTATAATGTAAAATTAGAAGCACACAAAATAGAATCTGAACAGCTCAATCAAGTTCCTTTGTATGCACCTTCGTATGGTTTTGGTGGATATGATGCGACTACGGTAGATATTTTTATAGATGAAAATACAGATATTACTTTTGGTAATTCTACACTAAAAACCCTTTTTGTTCCTGGACATTCACCTGGACATTTGGCTTTTTATTCAGCAGAACAAAAATTTTGTATTAATGGTGATGTTCTTTTCTTTCAAAGTATTGGAAGAACAGATTTACCAGGGGGAGATATGGATACTTTAAAGAATTCTATTCAAAATGTAATGTATAAATTACCTGATGATACAAAAATTTATTGTGGACACGGAAACCCTACCATGATTGCTTTTGAGAAGAAAAATAATCACTTTATTAGAGAGGCGTAA
- a CDS encoding C40 family peptidase codes for MKGIEFIQENGKTVKAVIDLQIHKALFDEIFTRYQAESSANSNSTIHTHSEGNLADNVSGNHDAIAQKAIEEARTYLGTQHVMGGVSRNGLDCSGLTHLSFKEAGIELSRDSRSQAVSGVDISIDSVEAGDLVFFATGSDPNRISHVGIITKTGNSKDDLEFIHTSTSRGVVEEPLFRYDYWQKAYRHARRVISPLA; via the coding sequence ATGAAAGGAATAGAATTTATACAAGAAAATGGAAAGACAGTAAAAGCAGTTATTGATTTACAAATCCATAAAGCACTTTTTGACGAAATTTTTACTCGTTATCAAGCAGAAAGTTCAGCAAACTCAAACTCTACCATTCATACACATTCAGAAGGAAATCTTGCTGATAATGTTTCGGGAAATCACGATGCTATTGCACAAAAAGCTATAGAAGAAGCACGAACTTATTTGGGAACACAACATGTAATGGGAGGGGTTTCTAGAAATGGTTTGGATTGTTCTGGACTTACACATTTATCTTTTAAAGAAGCAGGAATAGAGCTTTCAAGAGATTCTCGTTCGCAGGCAGTGAGTGGTGTCGATATTTCTATTGATAGTGTAGAAGCTGGAGATTTAGTTTTTTTTGCAACAGGAAGCGACCCAAATCGTATTAGTCATGTCGGAATTATTACCAAAACAGGAAATAGCAAAGATGATTTAGAATTTATTCATACTTCTACTTCAAGAGGAGTTGTCGAAGAGCCTTTATTTAGATATGACTATTGGCAAAAAGCATATCGTCATGCTAGGCGTGTGATTAGTCCATTGGCTTAA
- a CDS encoding acyltransferase family protein, whose product MAKISRYPNLDLLRALAVMTVVFYHCCNLVGVAPWMWKWLEVLGSSSVELFCILSGFLIGSIYWEEHDRIGEVNIKVFILRRIYRTVPMYYLFMVLAYISVYAVRNEEFSWTYLFFLQNYEKEMPFYVISWTLCVEEHFYLLMPFLVWFFLRIPKKLTIVSLAVLFILPLVFRFLSYDDTIGQVFGFQSVASHFRYESLLLGVVISQILHYHKTFFDSLIPYRYFIYAVTLIIISSYVFLPILIKAQISVTLSGILYGLCLIVAVRGKSIALATKPLTYKIAISSYSTYLAHSLWLHAWVYIFDYLGILSAWIRIPIMFLWSFTIGYIVFKLLEKPIIRLRNRHVPAR is encoded by the coding sequence ATGGCAAAAATATCTCGTTATCCCAATTTAGACTTGCTCAGAGCTTTAGCTGTTATGACTGTGGTTTTTTATCATTGTTGTAACTTAGTAGGCGTTGCACCTTGGATGTGGAAATGGCTAGAAGTATTAGGATCTAGTAGTGTAGAGTTGTTTTGTATTTTAAGTGGATTTTTGATAGGAAGTATCTACTGGGAAGAACATGATAGAATTGGAGAAGTAAATATAAAAGTTTTTATTCTTCGAAGGATTTATCGAACTGTACCAATGTACTACCTTTTTATGGTGTTGGCATACATTTCTGTTTATGCAGTACGCAACGAAGAATTTTCTTGGACATATTTATTTTTCTTACAGAATTATGAGAAAGAAATGCCTTTCTATGTAATTAGTTGGACACTCTGTGTAGAAGAACATTTTTATTTATTAATGCCTTTTTTAGTTTGGTTCTTTTTGCGTATTCCCAAAAAACTAACTATAGTTTCACTTGCTGTTCTATTTATCTTGCCTTTAGTATTTAGGTTTTTATCTTATGATGATACAATAGGTCAAGTATTTGGTTTTCAGTCAGTTGCCTCTCATTTTAGATATGAGAGCTTATTATTAGGAGTAGTTATTTCTCAAATATTACATTATCATAAAACTTTTTTTGATAGCTTAATCCCTTATAGATATTTTATCTATGCAGTTACACTTATAATCATTTCATCTTATGTATTTCTACCTATTTTAATTAAAGCCCAAATTTCTGTAACGCTTAGTGGTATTTTATATGGTCTTTGTTTGATAGTTGCTGTACGAGGAAAGTCTATTGCTTTAGCAACTAAACCTCTTACTTATAAAATAGCAATCTCTTCTTATAGTACTTATTTAGCTCATTCCTTATGGCTACATGCTTGGGTCTATATATTTGATTATTTGGGAATCCTGTCAGCTTGGATAAGAATTCCAATTATGTTTCTTTGGTCTTTTACGATAGGATATATTGTATTTAAGCTCCTAGAAAAACCAATCATTAGGCTTAGAAATAGACATGTTCCTGCACGATAA
- the bcp gene encoding thioredoxin-dependent thiol peroxidase, which produces MELKKGDKAPEFVAHDQNGHEIKLSQLKGKKVVLYFYPKDSTSGCTAQACNLRDNYTDLQKQGYEVLGVSKDRVASHKKFAEKYDLPFPLLVDEDHTINEAYGVWKEKNMFGKKYMGTQRTTFIIDAEGNIEEVIKKVKTATHTEQIIK; this is translated from the coding sequence ATGGAACTTAAAAAAGGAGATAAAGCCCCTGAATTTGTAGCGCATGACCAAAATGGACATGAAATTAAACTTTCACAGCTCAAAGGAAAGAAAGTAGTTCTTTATTTTTATCCAAAAGACAGTACTTCTGGTTGTACTGCACAGGCTTGTAATTTGAGAGATAATTATACAGACCTTCAAAAACAAGGTTATGAAGTTTTAGGAGTAAGTAAAGATAGAGTTGCTTCTCACAAAAAATTTGCTGAAAAATATGATTTACCTTTTCCTCTTTTAGTAGATGAAGATCATACTATCAATGAAGCTTATGGTGTTTGGAAGGAAAAAAATATGTTTGGAAAAAAATACATGGGAACACAACGCACTACTTTTATAATTGATGCAGAAGGAAATATTGAGGAAGTTATTAAAAAAGTAAAAACAGCTACACACACAGAACAAATAATTAAATAA
- the secDF gene encoding protein translocase subunit SecDF — translation MQNRGFIIFLAILFAVLCLFSLSFTLVSRNVEGNAEAYSNGDAALKKQYLDSMWSQPVYDILIANFTYKEVKEKELNLGLDLQGGMHVTLEVSPIDILKSLSNESQNEHFQAALAEANKQQASSQDRYVELFFDAYKTKAGEGKLKDIFATSANSGKINFRSSDKEVEDFIRTEVDGSVQRAFEIIRTRVDKFGVTQPNVQLIEGTSRIQVELPGVSNVERVRDLLQGVAKLEFWEVYQPQEYQDVLTQINTFWVENRMEKTETAPTNDLTTPDTTNTTADAGNDLIMDTNDTQTDSLDNVIANEEDTTKTNDLLADADTTQNQTVSPLFSKLTPLSQTYFTLTYEALDTSSINKILNDPMVKSIIPKDMKFFWGVKPDAEDNGKAFYTLHVIKTATGGKSPMTGEVVTDARQDINPNGQVEISLAMNGEGARLWRDLTGKNVGRQIAIVLDDYVYSAPNVNEEIGGGRSSISGSFTVEEAKDLANILKAGKLPAPTRIVEEAVVGPSLGAAAQDQGIYSILVGLLLVVIFMIVYYAKAGIVANIALLANIFFIFGLLSQLGAALTLPGIAGIVLTIGMSVDANVLIFERIREELAMGKSLMIAIEDGFQRALITIIDANVTTLITSVVLYVLGAGPIKGFAVTLIIGIICSFFTAVYISRLIIYWMSRKGDESNMSFSTPFTKNMLANTNFNFLGKRKIGYALSGVLIAVGIGVLATKGLNMGVDFTGGRSYVVEFSADVIPSEIEANIGKELQTSLEVKSYDGDNKVKITTSYRSEEESTDADVAIQNEIMASLGDKYIALNPEVVSTSKVGATIADDIADSALTAIGVALILMFGYISVRFSNWRFGVGAVAALTHDSLIVLSLFAIAYLLGFAVEIDQVFVAAILTVIGYSLNDTVVVFDRIREALNERVDENLQETINGAVNQTLSRTLITSVTTLLVVLILFIFGGEALKGFSFALLIGVVVGTYSSVFVATPLVLDLYSKNAIEHERELLEKRKEKYAQQYSDKAEMAEYMKAMEEEAENPQVQQEAQPLVRPKKPKKY, via the coding sequence ATGCAAAATAGAGGTTTTATTATATTCCTTGCTATTCTCTTTGCAGTCTTGTGTTTGTTTTCATTATCATTCACACTTGTATCTCGCAATGTAGAAGGCAATGCAGAAGCCTATTCAAATGGCGATGCAGCTCTCAAAAAACAGTATCTAGACTCTATGTGGTCGCAGCCTGTTTATGACATCTTAATAGCTAACTTTACATATAAAGAAGTAAAAGAAAAAGAGCTTAATTTGGGGCTTGACCTTCAAGGTGGTATGCACGTAACACTTGAAGTTTCTCCAATAGACATCTTGAAATCATTGTCTAATGAAAGTCAAAATGAACATTTTCAAGCTGCACTTGCAGAAGCAAACAAACAACAGGCTTCTAGCCAAGACCGTTATGTAGAACTTTTCTTTGATGCTTATAAAACAAAAGCAGGCGAAGGCAAATTGAAAGATATTTTTGCTACTTCTGCAAATAGTGGCAAAATCAATTTTCGTTCTTCTGATAAAGAAGTAGAAGATTTCATTCGTACAGAAGTTGATGGTTCGGTTCAAAGAGCTTTTGAGATTATTCGTACTCGTGTAGATAAATTTGGAGTAACTCAGCCAAATGTTCAGCTTATTGAAGGAACTAGCCGTATTCAAGTAGAATTACCTGGGGTAAGCAATGTAGAACGTGTTCGTGATTTATTACAAGGCGTTGCAAAACTAGAGTTTTGGGAAGTATATCAGCCACAAGAATACCAAGATGTTTTGACTCAAATCAATACTTTTTGGGTAGAAAATCGTATGGAAAAGACAGAAACAGCTCCAACAAACGATTTGACAACTCCTGACACTACAAATACAACTGCTGATGCAGGAAATGATTTGATAATGGATACTAATGATACACAAACAGATAGTTTGGATAATGTCATTGCTAATGAAGAAGATACAACAAAAACAAATGATTTATTAGCTGATGCTGATACAACTCAAAATCAGACTGTTTCTCCTCTTTTCTCAAAACTAACTCCTCTTAGTCAAACTTATTTTACATTGACGTATGAAGCCTTAGATACTTCTTCTATCAATAAAATATTGAATGACCCAATGGTAAAAAGTATCATTCCTAAAGACATGAAATTCTTTTGGGGTGTAAAACCAGATGCAGAAGACAACGGAAAAGCATTTTATACACTTCATGTTATTAAAACAGCAACAGGTGGAAAATCTCCAATGACAGGAGAAGTAGTTACAGATGCTCGTCAAGATATTAACCCAAATGGACAAGTAGAAATTTCTTTAGCAATGAACGGAGAAGGCGCACGTCTTTGGAGAGATTTGACTGGCAAAAATGTAGGTCGTCAGATTGCTATTGTTCTTGATGATTATGTATATTCTGCTCCAAATGTAAATGAAGAAATTGGTGGTGGACGTTCGTCTATCTCTGGTAGCTTTACAGTAGAAGAAGCAAAAGATTTAGCAAATATCTTGAAAGCTGGTAAACTTCCTGCTCCTACTCGTATTGTAGAAGAAGCAGTAGTAGGACCTTCTTTGGGAGCTGCTGCACAAGACCAAGGTATCTATTCTATTCTTGTTGGATTACTCTTAGTAGTTATCTTTATGATTGTTTATTATGCCAAAGCTGGTATCGTTGCAAACATAGCTCTTCTTGCAAATATCTTCTTTATCTTCGGACTTTTGTCTCAACTTGGTGCAGCACTTACACTTCCAGGGATTGCAGGTATTGTACTTACAATTGGTATGTCAGTTGATGCAAACGTATTAATTTTTGAAAGAATTAGAGAAGAACTTGCAATGGGAAAAAGTTTGATGATTGCTATTGAAGATGGTTTCCAAAGAGCTTTAATTACAATTATTGATGCCAATGTAACAACACTTATTACTTCAGTTGTACTTTATGTATTGGGCGCAGGTCCTATCAAGGGTTTTGCTGTTACTCTAATAATTGGTATTATCTGTTCATTCTTTACGGCTGTTTATATAAGTCGTTTGATTATTTATTGGATGAGTCGTAAAGGTGATGAAAGCAACATGTCTTTCTCTACTCCATTTACCAAAAATATGTTGGCAAACACCAATTTCAATTTCTTAGGAAAACGTAAAATTGGTTATGCTCTTTCTGGTGTTTTGATTGCTGTTGGTATTGGTGTTTTGGCTACAAAAGGCTTAAATATGGGCGTTGATTTTACAGGTGGACGTTCTTATGTCGTTGAATTTTCAGCAGACGTAATTCCTTCTGAAATTGAAGCTAATATTGGAAAAGAACTTCAAACAAGTTTAGAAGTAAAAAGCTATGACGGAGATAATAAAGTAAAAATTACGACAAGTTACCGTTCAGAAGAAGAATCTACTGATGCAGATGTTGCAATTCAAAATGAAATTATGGCTAGTTTGGGAGATAAATATATAGCTCTCAATCCAGAAGTAGTAAGTACTTCAAAAGTAGGTGCAACTATCGCTGATGACATTGCAGATTCGGCACTTACAGCTATTGGTGTAGCCTTAATCTTAATGTTTGGTTATATTTCGGTTCGTTTTAGCAACTGGCGTTTTGGTGTTGGTGCTGTTGCAGCTCTTACACATGATAGTTTGATTGTACTTTCTCTTTTTGCAATCGCTTATCTTTTAGGATTTGCTGTTGAGATTGACCAAGTATTTGTAGCTGCCATTCTTACCGTAATTGGTTATTCATTGAATGATACAGTGGTTGTTTTTGACCGTATTCGTGAAGCTCTAAACGAAAGAGTAGATGAAAATTTACAAGAAACAATCAATGGAGCTGTTAATCAAACACTTAGCAGAACATTGATTACTTCAGTTACTACACTTTTAGTAGTCTTGATTTTGTTTATCTTTGGTGGTGAAGCTCTTAAAGGATTCTCTTTTGCACTTCTTATTGGTGTAGTTGTGGGTACTTATTCTTCTGTTTTTGTAGCAACTCCTTTAGTATTAGATTTGTATTCTAAAAATGCAATCGAACACGAACGTGAATTATTAGAAAAGAGAAAAGAAAAATATGCTCAACAATATTCTGATAAAGCTGAAATGGCTGAATATATGAAAGCAATGGAAGAGGAAGCTGAGAATCCTCAAGTTCAACAAGAAGCTCAACCTCTTGTAAGGCCTAAAAAACCTAAGAAATATTAA
- a CDS encoding two-component regulator propeller domain-containing protein — protein MLHLSQFSSKISLSFIRIVFFLIFLISQNLVSFVYAQETVLDWRFDKLTSQDGLSQNTITCMLQDNLGFIWIGTQNGLNRYDASNFKTYKVEQIKNSILDNHITFLLQTEDNFIWIGTQNGGLSKLNTITEQFENFSNNPQNPLSLSEGAITSILKDSKNRLWIGTSIGGLNLFNTQTKTFDHYRNDERNQNSLTQNHITDIIEDNQKRLWIATAEGGLDRFEENENKFIHFRPDIYGNSSSAPSSEQIIGLEILKKQDTKNNQLSNKLWIATRDGGINILDLDTEIFTVLEANEQDLEGNKNYKKEDKKRKPTTKNLFSGKIITTFESFENEMFIGTQEHGVLIINSSTNQIKHLESNPSLRYSLSNNHITSIFKDNQNSIWIGSLAEGINKFNPLKNKFSHFREEADKPKSLPDSRITSVLKANNDNLWIGTASGGIAVLTPKNEKERIFKVFQNRAKDQTTIASDKISVIYQDKQNQVWVGTSEGLENFNEQKQIFEKIPVYNEKLTNPDKISVKEIFQDSKNNYWIGLYQQGLLKLLPAGGTELFRNEIYNDFSLSNNYVRVIFEDKIGNLWIGTEKGLNLYDNNPNSEKFVRYMHQIENENSISNDEILSITEDDDGNIWIGTANGLNKFDVKKGAFTIFTEEDGLPNNIIHAVVCDLQNRIWVSTSQGIAEIDPYSKTIRSYDMSDGLQSNEFISGSVFQEKITDKRTGEEKQGFIYFGGINGFNRFNPDSLSYNTDVPKLVFTQFSLFNKVISPSDKNSYLEKTIPYTKEIILPYDANVFSIDFSVLDFIAPHKTKYSYYLEGFDKEWHSTNRNFVTYTNLASGSYILKVKGSNSDGIWNDTGIEMNIIITPPFWKTWWFITLIVFLLLAITIGGYNIRTYQIQEQKHKLEHQVEERTNELAEKTWELESQTKQLENQNSLLEKQSKEIQVAYDNVNILSEVGQKITSTLDMKQMIETVYQNVSALMPVDRFGIGVFNEESQRLEFPFFVEGETYFPFHTKSLNDKKRLSVICYETQKEISIQDFEAENKNYATDGIEMEFGKVPKSAAYFPLSVEQHAIGILTVQSFQKNAYSTQHLTILRSLAAYTSIALDNAKAYKTIETNNRNITDSIRYALTIQQAMLPEKELLDSLFASHFVIFKPLSMVSGDFYWVSKIETKIDGIIKTQIYTAIIDCTGHGVPGGFMSVIGKTLLDEIVQTQQVREPSKILELLDKNTRAVLKQDQTSNDDGMDVALFCMEEKEDKKFKITFAGAKRPLYFIEKTGQLPKLEVIKGSRRSIGGRKRNNPTPFIDNEIILESGSLIYLTTDGFADQPNPERKKVGSIKLVNFIEKNSIKLMKKQKIDLLTLLREHQQETAQVDDISLIGIRI, from the coding sequence ATGTTGCATTTATCTCAATTTTCTAGTAAAATTAGTTTATCATTTATTCGTATAGTATTCTTTCTTATTTTCCTTATTTCTCAAAATTTGGTTTCTTTTGTTTATGCACAAGAAACCGTATTGGATTGGCGTTTTGACAAACTCACTTCTCAAGACGGATTATCTCAAAATACAATTACTTGTATGTTGCAGGATAATTTGGGTTTCATTTGGATAGGAACGCAAAATGGACTCAACAGGTACGATGCAAGTAATTTCAAAACCTACAAAGTAGAACAAATAAAAAATTCAATTCTTGATAATCATATCACTTTTCTACTACAAACTGAAGACAATTTTATTTGGATAGGAACGCAAAATGGAGGACTTTCAAAACTCAATACCATTACAGAGCAATTTGAAAACTTTTCTAACAATCCTCAAAACCCTCTTAGTCTTAGTGAAGGGGCAATTACTTCAATTTTAAAAGATTCTAAAAATAGGCTTTGGATAGGAACTTCTATCGGAGGACTAAATCTCTTCAATACACAAACCAAAACATTTGACCATTATAGAAATGATGAGAGAAATCAAAATTCACTCACTCAAAATCATATTACCGATATTATAGAAGATAATCAAAAACGTCTTTGGATAGCAACTGCTGAAGGAGGGCTAGACCGTTTTGAAGAAAATGAAAACAAATTTATTCATTTCAGACCAGACATTTATGGAAATAGTTCTAGTGCGCCAAGTAGCGAGCAAATTATAGGTTTAGAAATTCTAAAAAAACAAGACACAAAAAACAATCAATTATCTAATAAATTATGGATTGCTACTCGTGATGGTGGAATTAATATTTTAGATTTGGATACTGAAATTTTTACGGTTTTGGAAGCTAATGAACAAGACTTAGAAGGTAACAAAAATTATAAAAAAGAAGATAAAAAAAGAAAACCAACTACTAAAAATCTTTTCTCTGGAAAAATAATTACTACTTTTGAAAGTTTTGAAAATGAGATGTTTATTGGAACACAAGAACATGGTGTTTTGATTATTAATTCTTCTACCAACCAAATAAAACATCTTGAATCTAATCCATCATTGCGTTATTCGCTTAGTAATAATCATATTACAAGTATTTTTAAAGACAATCAAAATAGTATTTGGATTGGAAGCCTTGCAGAAGGAATCAATAAATTTAATCCTTTAAAAAATAAATTCTCTCATTTTAGAGAAGAAGCAGATAAGCCTAAAAGCCTTCCAGATAGCCGAATTACAAGTGTTTTAAAAGCAAATAATGATAATTTATGGATTGGAACAGCAAGTGGAGGAATAGCTGTTTTGACTCCTAAAAATGAAAAAGAACGAATTTTTAAAGTCTTTCAAAATAGAGCTAAAGACCAAACTACGATTGCCAGTGATAAAATTTCAGTTATTTATCAAGATAAACAAAACCAAGTTTGGGTAGGAACTTCTGAAGGTTTAGAGAATTTTAATGAACAAAAACAAATTTTTGAAAAAATTCCAGTTTATAACGAAAAGCTAACAAATCCTGATAAAATATCTGTAAAAGAAATTTTTCAAGATTCAAAAAATAATTATTGGATAGGTTTATATCAACAAGGGCTTTTAAAACTTTTGCCTGCTGGAGGAACAGAGCTTTTCAGAAATGAAATCTATAATGATTTTAGTTTGAGTAATAATTATGTACGTGTAATTTTTGAAGACAAAATTGGAAATCTTTGGATAGGAACAGAAAAAGGATTAAATCTATACGATAATAACCCAAATAGTGAAAAATTTGTGCGTTATATGCACCAAATTGAAAATGAAAATAGTATTAGTAATGACGAAATTTTGTCTATTACAGAAGATGATGATGGAAATATTTGGATAGGAACAGCAAATGGACTCAATAAATTTGATGTAAAAAAAGGTGCTTTTACCATATTTACAGAAGAAGATGGACTACCAAATAATATTATTCATGCAGTAGTTTGTGATTTGCAAAATCGTATTTGGGTAAGTACAAGTCAAGGAATTGCAGAAATTGACCCTTATTCAAAAACAATTCGTTCGTATGATATGTCTGATGGATTGCAGAGCAATGAGTTCATTTCAGGTTCGGTTTTTCAAGAAAAAATTACTGACAAGAGAACAGGAGAAGAAAAACAAGGTTTTATTTATTTTGGTGGAATAAATGGTTTTAATCGTTTCAACCCTGATAGTTTGAGTTATAATACAGATGTTCCCAAACTTGTTTTTACACAGTTTTCACTTTTTAATAAAGTCATTTCTCCTTCTGATAAAAATTCATACTTAGAAAAAACAATTCCTTATACCAAAGAAATTATATTGCCTTATGATGCTAATGTTTTTTCGATTGATTTTTCAGTTTTAGATTTTATTGCGCCACACAAAACAAAATATTCATATTATTTAGAAGGTTTTGATAAAGAATGGCATTCTACCAATCGTAATTTTGTTACTTATACAAATCTCGCTTCGGGAAGTTATATTTTGAAAGTAAAAGGGTCTAATAGTGACGGAATTTGGAATGATACAGGAATTGAAATGAACATTATAATAACACCTCCTTTTTGGAAAACATGGTGGTTTATTACACTTATTGTATTTTTATTATTGGCTATCACAATAGGTGGATATAATATCAGAACCTATCAAATTCAAGAACAAAAACATAAATTGGAGCATCAAGTAGAAGAAAGAACAAATGAACTTGCAGAAAAAACATGGGAACTAGAAAGCCAAACAAAACAATTAGAAAATCAAAATTCTCTCTTAGAAAAACAATCAAAAGAAATTCAAGTAGCCTATGATAATGTAAATATCTTGAGTGAAGTAGGGCAAAAAATCACCTCTACTTTGGATATGAAACAAATGATAGAAACAGTTTATCAAAATGTCAGCGCACTTATGCCTGTCGATAGATTTGGAATTGGAGTTTTTAATGAAGAATCTCAACGATTAGAATTTCCATTTTTTGTAGAAGGAGAAACTTATTTTCCTTTCCATACAAAATCATTAAACGACAAAAAACGCCTTTCTGTAATTTGTTATGAAACTCAAAAGGAAATATCTATTCAAGATTTTGAAGCAGAAAATAAAAACTATGCTACTGATGGAATAGAAATGGAGTTTGGAAAAGTTCCAAAATCAGCAGCTTATTTTCCTTTGAGCGTAGAGCAACATGCTATCGGAATTCTGACTGTACAGAGTTTTCAAAAAAATGCCTATTCAACACAACATCTTACTATTTTACGTTCTTTAGCAGCCTATACTTCTATTGCCTTGGATAATGCAAAAGCATATAAAACTATCGAAACTAATAATAGAAATATTACAGATTCAATTCGTTATGCCTTAACTATTCAACAGGCAATGCTTCCAGAAAAGGAACTATTAGATTCTCTGTTTGCATCACATTTTGTGATTTTTAAACCACTTTCTATGGTTTCGGGAGATTTTTATTGGGTCAGTAAAATAGAAACTAAAATTGATGGAATTATAAAAACACAAATTTATACTGCCATTATAGATTGTACAGGACATGGTGTGCCAGGAGGATTTATGTCTGTAATCGGAAAAACACTTTTGGACGAAATTGTACAAACACAACAAGTAAGAGAGCCTTCCAAAATTTTAGAACTCTTAGATAAAAATACTCGTGCAGTATTAAAACAAGACCAAACTTCAAATGATGATGGAATGGATGTAGCTCTTTTTTGTATGGAAGAAAAAGAAGATAAAAAATTCAAAATTACATTTGCAGGAGCAAAACGACCATTGTATTTTATTGAAAAAACAGGACAGTTACCAAAGTTAGAAGTCATAAAAGGTAGTCGTAGGTCTATCGGAGGTAGAAAAAGAAATAACCCAACTCCATTTATAGATAATGAAATCATTTTAGAAAGTGGCTCATTAATTTATCTTACAACAGATGGTTTTGCAGACCAACCCAATCCTGAACGCAAAAAAGTAGGCTCTATAAAACTTGTAAATTTTATAGAAAAAAATTCTATAAAATTAATGAAAAAACAAAAAATAGATTTATTAACTCTTCTGAGAGAACACCAACAAGAAACTGCACAAGTAGATGATATTAGTCTAATAGGAATCAGAATCTAA
- a CDS encoding trimeric intracellular cation channel family protein, whose protein sequence is MENISQADFTILLDLFGTFAFAVSGIRLAAGKQMDWFGAYIIGLVTAIGGGTLRDLLLNVTPFWILDAKYFLTTGVALIATLLFKDKLFKLGSALFMFDAIGLGLFTIVGITKSIDAGLSIWVCIVMGTITGAVGGIIRDVLLNEVPLLFRKDIYALSCIAGGGVYFICDYFNLLTGLTEVIAALTVIIVRLIVVKFHIHLPRLQPLNNKKE, encoded by the coding sequence ATGGAAAATATTTCACAAGCTGATTTCACTATACTATTAGACCTTTTTGGCACATTTGCTTTTGCAGTTAGTGGTATTAGGTTGGCAGCAGGAAAACAAATGGACTGGTTTGGAGCATATATTATTGGATTGGTAACTGCAATTGGTGGTGGAACATTGAGAGATTTGTTGCTTAATGTAACTCCTTTTTGGATATTAGATGCAAAATATTTTCTAACCACAGGAGTTGCTCTTATTGCCACACTATTATTTAAAGATAAATTATTCAAACTGGGAAGTGCTTTATTTATGTTTGACGCAATTGGACTTGGCTTATTTACCATAGTTGGTATAACCAAAAGTATTGATGCAGGACTTTCTATTTGGGTCTGTATTGTTATGGGAACTATCACTGGTGCTGTAGGTGGTATTATTAGAGATGTACTATTAAATGAAGTTCCTTTGTTATTTCGTAAAGATATTTATGCGCTTTCTTGTATTGCTGGAGGTGGAGTGTATTTCATTTGTGACTACTTTAATCTACTCACTGGACTCACAGAAGTAATAGCTGCTTTGACAGTAATTATTGTGCGATTAATAGTTGTGAAATTTCATATTCATCTGCCACGGTTACAACCATTAAACAATAAAAAGGAATAG